A region from the Triticum urartu cultivar G1812 chromosome 1, Tu2.1, whole genome shotgun sequence genome encodes:
- the LOC125544835 gene encoding uncharacterized protein LOC125544835 — protein MEFTRKEQFDAYVDLILAVRQEGTTKAAEEAERRKTAQAPKNKKKSARKAAALEWARKSLEAERAKDRSVFKPKTMTEEDVAAAAVYRAKGEEAHRNQDRKGELDAVIKWIATGDPEAIRISNQWVEENMEAMKLQALDPTDYWEAVDARRHRESGESLWVDSFGPSPTQPMCYTDDKPPRGPAYPMRTLQVFSVRVGAITGGLDWPLDVYGIIAARDSFDDNHNIIFNRSRHNCQTIDRKNPCLRLTGPTRAVVVVDPASFDVNLRVKGRTESEDRELSNLVFYYHDSGSSESYAIKRVSTSKLSTVALMLGDIVNSVEATISVRVVGGEWPEGFQGLISANTASIDAKKIELLAFGDKLPLAADGIIQLSRNVVSVEANGELIVSVMASSLEDQTVERDSEAFRAKKTSRSMRMLEVHRCKFEVTVTWSLVQNLPHFHKLTNDV, from the exons ATGGAGTTCACGCGGAAGGAGCAGTTTGATGCGTACGTCGATTTGATACTGGCGGTCAGGCAGGAGGGGACGACGAAGGCAGCGGAGGAGGCGGAGAGGAGGAAGACAGCCCAGGCCCCCAAAAACAAGAAGAAGAGCGCGCGGAAGGCGGCTGCTCTGGAGTGGGCGAGGAAGAGTTTGGAAGCAGAGAGGGCCAAGGACAGGAGCGTCTTCAAGCCCAAGACGATGACCGAGGAGGACGTCGCGGCGGCGGCCGTGTACAGAGCCAAAGGGGAGGAGGCGCACAGGAACCAGGACCGGAAGGGGGAGCTGGACGCCGTCATCAAGTGGATCGCCACGGGAGACCCCGAGGCAATCAGGATCTCGAACCAGTGGGTCGAGGAAAACATGGAGGCCATGAAGCTGCAGGCGCTCGATCCCACCGACTACTGGGAGGCCGTCGATGCCAGGAGGCACCGGGAATCCGGCGAATCTCTGTGGGTCGACTCCTTCGGTCCCT CACCCACCCAGCCCATGTGTTACACGGACGACAAGCCTCCGCGTGGTCCCGCCTACCCCATGCGAACTCTGCAGGTCTTTTCGGTCAGGGTTGGAGCCATCACAGGTGGGTTGGACTGGCCTCTCGATGTCTATGGTATCATTGCCGCACGCGACTCATTTGATGACAATCACAACATCATCTTCAACCGCTCCAGGCATAACTGCCAAACCATTGACAGGAAG AATCCATGTCTGAGACTGACAGGTCCTACCCGCGCTGTTGTTGTTGTGGATCCTGCGTCCTTTGATGTTAACTTGCGAGTTAAGGGCAGAACTGAATCAGAGGATAGAGAATTGAGTAATCTAGTTTTTTATTATCATGATTCTGGTTCTAGTGAATCATATGCCATTAAACGTGTCAGCACCAGCAAGCTTAGCACAGTGGCATTGATGCTGGGTGATATTGTTAATTCAGTGGAGGCCACCATCAGTGTGAGAGTTGTTGGTGGGGAATGGCCAGAAGGTTTTCAAGGTCTAATTTCTGCCAATACGGCCAGTATTGATGCCAAGAAAATTGAGTTGCTTGCGTTCGGAGATAAGTTGCCTCTTGCAGCTGATGGCATCATACAGCTTTCACGAAATGTTGTATCTGTTGAAGCTAATGGAGAGTTGATAGTCTCCGTCATGGCAAGTAGCTTGGAGGATCAAACTGTTGAGAGAGATTCAGAAGCATTCAGAGCCAAGAAAACCTCCAGGAGCATGCGTATGCTTGAAGTTCACCGTTGTAAGTTTGAAGTCACTGTCACATGGTCTCTTGTCCAGAACCTACCTCATTTCCACAAACTTACAAATGATGTCTGA